Below is a window of Bifidobacterium asteroides DNA.
AGCATAACGCCGGAGAAGGGCCGAAGCACCCGAGCCAGAACAGCTGCGATAAAGAGCATGACGATGATCCCCAGACCAAGGGTAAAGTCCGGCCAGACCAAGGTCGCCAGGCCCAAGGAGCACACGCCGGCGATCTTAGCCATGGGATGCATACGAGCAAGCGGGGAATCAGGAATCCCATTCGATGAGGGGCCAGGCATCAGCGTTCAGACCTTTGGTTACGATCACTGTCCAAGTCCGCTGGGTCGCCTGTCAATGAGTCCCGATCGGATTCCGCAGCCTCGTCGACCTTCCCCAGCTGCGCTGAACTCTCCTGACTGGACGCTCCAGCCGCTTCGTGCCCATCCTCGTCTTCATCCTCATCCAGGTCGTCCAAATCGTCCAGATCGGCCTGGTCATCGCTGCCGTCCAAAGCGTACTGGCTCAGGAAGCGCTTGGGGATTCGACGCACGATCACATAAGCGATCAGAACTGTGATTCCCTTGTCGATCAGATTCTCCAGCATGGAGGAGGAGAGCACAGAGATGACGATGTTCTTCACAGCCACCACCAGAGCAGCCGTGAGGATCGAAGTGCCGTTAACTCCGGTGGCGCCCCCGTAGACAAGTACGGTGATCAGAGAAGCGGTCACCGTGTTGACCAGAGCGCAGGCCAGCCAGACCAGGACGACACCCCAAATCCGTTTGAACAGTCCGGCCTTGACCATGTATCCGATCACCAGGCCGCACAGAACGCTGGAGAGCGCATAGGGCAGATAGACCGGGTTAGCCACCAGAGCGAGGAAGACATTGGTCAGCAGCCCGCACAGGGCAGCCACCCAAGGACCGGACAGGCAGGCGATGACCGTGGTGCCGATCATGTCCAGGAAAAGCGGCAGTTTGAGGGTAGAGCTCAGGGTCCCGCCGATGAGGTTGATGCCCACAGCTATGGGTATCAGCACCAAGGATTTTGTCGAGAACTGAGCAGTGATTCCTCTCCACACCGAACGAATGCTCATAATCCGTACCGCCTTTGGTCCTTGAATGTCGATTTCTGCAGATGGCCGTCGCTCACAACCAGATCCGCATCACCGCTTTGAGAAACCACTTTAGTAAACAACTTTCATTAACAGAGACTATCAATAGCTGCATAGGGTGTCAAATGCGAAACTTCTAACGACGATCTCTCAGGTAAGCTTGATTCGCTAGATCCAGCAGGTCGACAAAGCCGTTCGCCGGAGCGTCAAAGAATAAGGAGAATGGGAACCCCATGAACATCAAGGACATTGCCCAGCTTGCCGGCGTATCCACATCGACGGTCTCCAAGATCGTGAATCACAGGGACGCGAGCATCACTGCCGCCACGCGCGACAGGGTCCTTGAACTGGTCAGGAAGTACCACTACACGCCTTACGGATCCTCCAAGCCCAACACCACAACCTGGAGAATCGGGGTCCTGCTGAGTTCATCCATCTCCATGGACTCCACCTTGGACGGGATCATCCAGCAGGCACAAAAGTCGGGGTACGGCACCTTGGTTTTCAACAGCTATGGCGATCATGACCAGGAGGAACGCAACATCCTGGCCGCTCTGGAGCATCAAGTAGATGGCATGGTCTGGGAGCCGATCGACCGCACAAGCCTGGCCTTGAAAAGCAAAATCGAGGCACGAGGGACTCCTGAGCTCACCATCGGGCCCCTAGGAGACGACAGGACTGCTCTCATGCCGTACGAGGAGGCCGCTTACAGTCTGACTGAAGAGCTGATCAAGCGCCACCACACCAGCATCGCCTGCCTGCTCTCGCCGGGCAGACGGACCCAGAGCTTCCTGCACGGTTATCGTCGCTGCTTGTTCGACCACAACATCCAATACCACACTGACATGGTCATGAAAACCTTCGGTGAAGACCTGACCAGGGTGCTAGAGAACCGGCATGTCACTGGTGTCGTGGCATCTCACTATCACCATGCCCTGGAATTCCTTCAGTTCGTCGAATCCATGCATTATCGCCTGCCGCAGGACCTCTCCCTGGTCTCCCTGATGAACGACACCAACGTGCACCTACGCTACCCGGGCAGCCCCGAAATATCGTCCTACGTCATGCGCAATGCCGATTTCGGCGCCTACCTGTGCCGACGGATCATCCGCGCCATCGAACATGAGTCTGATTCGAGCGAGACTTTCGAGCATGTCTTCGCCCTGGACGGCGAGAAAACCGTCGGCCAACCCCCGGATCAGCAATGCAAGAAGATCGTGGTGGTCGGCAGCATCAACGTAGACACCTACCTGACTGCTCCTAGCCTGCCCAAGGCGGGTATGACCA
It encodes the following:
- a CDS encoding PfkB family carbohydrate kinase codes for the protein MNIKDIAQLAGVSTSTVSKIVNHRDASITAATRDRVLELVRKYHYTPYGSSKPNTTTWRIGVLLSSSISMDSTLDGIIQQAQKSGYGTLVFNSYGDHDQEERNILAALEHQVDGMVWEPIDRTSLALKSKIEARGTPELTIGPLGDDRTALMPYEEAAYSLTEELIKRHHTSIACLLSPGRRTQSFLHGYRRCLFDHNIQYHTDMVMKTFGEDLTRVLENRHVTGVVASHYHHALEFLQFVESMHYRLPQDLSLVSLMNDTNVHLRYPGSPEISSYVMRNADFGAYLCRRIIRAIEHESDSSETFEHVFALDGEKTVGQPPDQQCKKIVVVGSINVDTYLTAPSLPKAGMTTTTRNFASTPGGKATNQAVGVARLRHQVSLIGNVGSDPAADYIYKTMRQAHVDAAGVRRVSGADTGKAYIFVDSKGESMISLVAGANESLTPDDITERDQIFRNTGYCLIQTEIPMDTVAEACRIAKRHQAATIVKPSSCDHLPEDLLDSIDILIPNLNELNTLIPGPGSVVDKARQFIDGGVGKVIITLGERGCTLVTASGHKDFPAHETRTIDDTGASDAFISALASYLCNGCSLDKAAHIANLAASFSVAHEGVIPSLINRRQLEGLID